Proteins from one Malania oleifera isolate guangnan ecotype guangnan chromosome 4, ASM2987363v1, whole genome shotgun sequence genomic window:
- the LOC131153010 gene encoding zinc finger protein ZAT1-like codes for MDTHKCKLCSRRFASGRALGGHMRSHMATLPIPPKPPQFGDRTDSVSSSSSSEEEDERKSEEAEEKIREGEEKALGYGLRENPKRSFRFADPEFSFAADTGSVVQDRESEAESPRNPARQRSKRKRRTAESTPELEPVSSVSDTSPEEGVALCLMMLSRDKWRGEEVEESDSGESKLRRTRGKFRCETCNKTFGSYKALGGHKASHRKTKGCAGDETETANVVSGDLKIHECPFCYKVFGSGQALGGHKRSHILASSTASNCSKLGVNLIDLNVPAPVEDDQFESSAVSDAEFIKSH; via the coding sequence ATGGACACGCACAAATGCAAGCTCTGTTCCAGGCGTTTCGCCAGCGGCAGGGCTCTCGGCGGCCACATGAGGTCTCACATGGCCACCCTCCCGATTCCTCCCAAGCCCCCCCAATTCGGCGACCGTACTGActcagtttcttcttcatcttcttcggAGGAGGAAGATGAGAGAAAAAGCGAAGAAGCAGAGGAGAAGATCAGAGAAGGAGAGGAGAAAGCTTTGGGTTATGGGCTGAGGGAGAACCCCAAGCGGAGTTTCAGGTTCGCAGATCCCGAGTTCTCTTTTGCGGCGGATACTGGGTCAGTGGTTCAGGACAGAGAGAGCGAGGCCGAATCGCCGAGGAACCCGGCTCGGCAGCGATCGAAGAGGAAGCGGAGGACGGCTGAGTCAACCCCGGAGTTGGAACCGGTGAGCTCGGTGTCGGATACATCTCCGGAAGAGGGTGTGGCTCTGTGCCTGATGATGCTGTCGAGAGATAAATGGAGGGGAGAGGAGGTGGAAGAGAGCGACTCGGGCGAGTCGAAGCTGAGGCGGACTCGGGGGAAGTTCAGGTGCGAAACGTGCAATAAGACGTTTGGATCGTACAAGGCGCTGGGTGGGCACAAAGCGAGTCACCGGAAGACGAAAGGGTGCGCCGGAGATGAAACAGAGACGGCTAATGTGGTTTCTGGTGATCTGAAAATCCATGAATGCCCATTTTGCTATAAGGTATTCGGGTCAGGGCAAGCACTGGGAGGGCACAAGAGATCACACATCTTGGCTTCGTCTACTGCTTCAAATTGTTCTAAATTAGGAGTCAATTTGATAGATCTCAACGTGCCAGCTCCGGTGGAAGATGACCAGTTCGAGAGCTCTGCAGTCTCTGATGCAGAGTTCATCAAATCTCATTGA